One window from the genome of Cucumis melo cultivar AY chromosome 12, USDA_Cmelo_AY_1.0, whole genome shotgun sequence encodes:
- the LOC103502210 gene encoding leucine-rich repeat extensin-like protein 3, with protein sequence MADDGKKVVVMMLKVDLQCDRCYKKVKKVLCKFPQIRDQIYDEKQNLVIIKVVCCNPEKLRDKICCKGCGVIKSIEIKEPEPPKPPPPKHADPPPPPKKVDPPPPKKPDPPPPQKVDPPPPKKADPPPPKKADPPPPKKPDPPPPSKAADPPPPQKAADPPPPKKADPAPPKKVDPPPAKAEPPPPPPKKVDPPPVVVPQPNPVPIPVPVQPEPYPVNMCVPVPGYPPGYPVGIGVCCRQCYEGRGGGPCYSGFGGTGPCCDGCASGRPIYDSYGGGRPCYVSHCEYLNEENASGCVVM encoded by the exons ATGGCGGACGATGGCAAG AAAGTTGTGGTCATGATGCTTAAAGTGGACTTGCAGTGTGATCGTTGCTACAAGAAAGTCAAgaaagttctctgcaaattccCAC AAATTCGAGACCAGATTTATGATGAAAAACAAAACCTAGTGATTATCAAAGTGGTCTGTTGCAATCCTGAGAAGCTTAGAGATAAAATTTGTTGTAAGGGATGTGGGGTTATTAAAAGCATTGAAATCAAAGAGCCTGAACCTCCCAAGCCTCCTCCTCCCAAGCACGCCGATCCTCCTCCACCACCCAAAAAAGTCGATCCTCCCCCTCCTAAAAAGCCCGATCCACCCCCACCCCAAAAGGTCGATCCTCCGCCTCCGAAAAAAGCCGATCCTCCGCCTCCGAAAAAAGCCGATCCCCCACCCCCCAAAAAGCCCGACCCACCACCACCCAGTAAAGCGGCAGACCCTCCTCCACCACAAAAGGCAGCCGATCCTCCTCCGCCCAAAAAGGCAGACCCGGCGCCGCCCAAAAAGGTTGACCCACCACCCGCGAAAGCGGAGCCTCCGCCTCCGCCTCCGAAGAAGGTGGATCCTCCGCCGGTAGTGGTCCCACAGCCCAACCCGGTTCCGATACCGGTGCCGGTTCAACCGGAGCCGTACCCGGTGAACATGTGCGTGCCGGTTCCGGGTTATCCGCCGGGGTACCCTGTTGGGATTGGGGTGTGCTGTAGGCAGTGCTATGAAGGGAGGGGTGGGGGCCCATGTTATAGTGGGTTTGGTGGGACAGGCCCGTGTTGCGATGGGTGTGCTTCTGGAAGGCCCATTTACGATAGTTACGGTGGAGGGAGGCCCTGTTACGTTAGCCACTGTGAGTATCTTAACGAAGAAAATGCAAGTGGGTGCGTTGTTATGTGA